One genomic segment of Pseudomonas sp. RU47 includes these proteins:
- the dnaB gene encoding replicative DNA helicase, translated as MNDISAPEQYDLQTAALKVPPHSIEAEQAVLGGLMLDNNAWERVLDQVSDGDFYRHDHRLIFRAIAKLADQNMPIDVVTLSEQLDKEGQTSQVGGLGYLGELAKNTPSVANIKAYAQIVRERATLRQLIGISTEIADSAFNPEGRTAAEILDEAERQIFQIAEARPKTGGPVGVNDLLTKAIDRIDTLFNTDNAITGLSTGYTDLDEKTSGLQPSDLIIVAGRPSMGKTTFAMNLVENAVLRSEKAVLVYSLEMPGESLIMRMLSSLGRIDQTKVRSGQLEDDDWPRLTSAVNLLNDRKLFIDDTAGISPSEMRARTRRLVREHGDVGLIMIDYLQLMQIPGSSGDNRTNEISEISRSLKALAKEFNCPVVALSQLNRSLEQRPNKRPVNSDLRESGAIEQDADVIMFVYRDEVYHPETEHKGIAEIIIGKQRNGPIGFIRLAFIGKYTRFENLAPGSYNFDDDE; from the coding sequence ATGAACGATATCTCCGCTCCCGAGCAATACGATCTGCAAACCGCTGCCCTGAAGGTGCCGCCGCATTCCATCGAAGCCGAACAGGCTGTACTCGGTGGTCTGATGCTGGACAACAACGCCTGGGAGCGCGTGCTCGATCAAGTCTCCGACGGCGATTTCTATCGACATGACCACCGTCTGATCTTCCGTGCGATCGCCAAGCTGGCCGATCAGAACATGCCAATCGACGTCGTGACCCTGTCCGAGCAACTGGACAAGGAAGGTCAGACTTCGCAAGTGGGTGGCCTCGGTTACCTCGGCGAGCTGGCAAAAAACACGCCGTCCGTCGCCAACATCAAGGCCTATGCGCAGATCGTTCGCGAACGAGCGACCTTGCGCCAGTTGATCGGCATCAGTACCGAGATCGCTGACAGCGCCTTCAATCCTGAAGGTCGTACTGCCGCCGAGATTCTTGATGAGGCCGAACGGCAGATCTTCCAGATTGCCGAGGCCCGGCCTAAAACCGGCGGCCCGGTAGGTGTGAACGATTTGCTGACCAAGGCCATCGACCGCATCGACACCTTGTTCAACACTGACAACGCCATCACTGGCCTGTCCACCGGCTACACCGACCTCGACGAGAAGACCAGCGGCCTGCAGCCGTCCGACTTGATCATCGTCGCCGGCCGTCCATCGATGGGTAAAACCACCTTCGCGATGAACCTGGTGGAAAACGCCGTGTTGCGCAGCGAGAAGGCGGTTCTGGTGTACTCCCTCGAGATGCCAGGTGAATCGCTGATCATGCGTATGCTCTCCTCGCTGGGCCGCATCGACCAGACCAAAGTGCGTTCCGGTCAACTCGAAGACGATGACTGGCCGCGCCTGACCTCGGCAGTCAACCTGCTCAACGATCGCAAGCTGTTCATCGATGACACTGCCGGTATCAGCCCGTCGGAAATGCGTGCGCGGACCCGGCGTCTGGTGCGTGAACACGGCGACGTCGGCCTGATCATGATCGACTACCTGCAACTGATGCAGATCCCCGGTTCCAGCGGTGACAACCGTACCAACGAAATTTCCGAGATCTCGCGATCCCTGAAAGCGCTGGCCAAGGAATTCAACTGCCCGGTGGTGGCGCTGTCGCAGCTCAACCGCTCCCTGGAACAACGTCCGAACAAGCGTCCAGTGAACTCCGACTTGCGGGAATCCGGAGCGATCGAGCAGGACGCCGACGTCATCATGTTCGTGTATCGCGACGAGGTGTATCACCCCGAAACCGAGCACAAGGGCATCGCCGAAATCATCATCGGCAAGCAGCGTAACGGCCCGATCGGTTTTATCCGCCTGGCGTTTATCGGCAAGTACACCCGCTTCGAAAACCTCGCACCGGGCAGCTACAACTTCGACGACGACGAGTAA
- a CDS encoding DUF6543 domain-containing protein, translating into MATKTPVKGTVSVDVHTRPNQTPETPTPHLDSTISVGSSRGAEPARPGKTGSDNDPDTISPAPPIKIQPATPHAENQVSVQQPIEHYRMAASASLPAVDASGFRTHKGRRYVDMVDGGIVLVAVDADTGLYRARLASERLPSGPMLLRHADSGLWHAVDDRQITTVPLTDPDLHVFRSDLDFSTSAPDGDGLFRHDGKRYTVIHGHAYQVMLDTDASTPVQKVWRIVNAKDPVANDSENIYHASRSGESRAITRDAQNSWAFVATGLMGGMRRGDRVQANLAILLQRYAPFAAVHKELVESAARYNSLYSQARALPTASSAQTAALIAIEVHLLKHIKKQTDFVQSLVDNKDWMVHLKAGGAFKEELHTFRLDRVSYLNRLMALMDLRVSPMFETLNAETCKKMITHLNKKLKLLEDRDAVMGQIRKASPGAAPRLEELSQEVPTAERVNFNKLSLYVHLFAGTPDHSPNATMPSLSSIDLFSGDLENIPAGTQPLALMLTLDHLRGDRGRFEAWLSADHVKAEYAREILALTDPIERRIETRLNELLATFDRNAELPSRDQDIDINFLPQQPGDSATARPAAPRKVFSTRRHGTSRILVGETETATDGSTIIKVSNPLRPNGPAERYEKRHGEWLPVRPPIVSTPRPELIAEANRLLVDVEKHSAEARAREAAKDNPTEILEDLEKAIDPLNEQARRLQNLESAAGDAEIQNLAERLQTAADTLSAHGQSVLVRMYKNKDVLDILRLNYLIDHAELSAVKTVDRKQLGKGRDKSFLDVYSIRDHVDNAPLWEAHFHYDKHDSEPLNFTIRGSHLKTLEQSRRGIESQRRDEQAGLPHVAIWRQTFDGKTARKIFALASDATAAIR; encoded by the coding sequence ATGGCTACAAAAACGCCCGTCAAAGGCACCGTTTCGGTCGACGTCCATACGCGTCCGAATCAAACACCGGAGACACCGACGCCGCACCTCGACAGCACGATCAGCGTCGGCTCAAGCCGGGGCGCAGAGCCGGCGCGGCCGGGTAAAACAGGCTCGGATAACGACCCGGACACCATCAGCCCGGCCCCGCCCATCAAGATTCAACCGGCAACGCCTCACGCTGAAAACCAGGTATCCGTGCAGCAGCCGATCGAACATTATCGAATGGCTGCGTCGGCATCGTTGCCTGCTGTCGACGCCAGCGGATTCAGAACGCACAAGGGCCGCCGCTATGTCGACATGGTCGATGGCGGCATCGTGCTGGTCGCAGTGGACGCTGACACGGGCCTGTATCGGGCCAGACTGGCCAGCGAGCGACTGCCTTCCGGTCCAATGCTGCTGCGCCACGCCGACAGCGGACTTTGGCATGCCGTCGATGATCGCCAAATTACTACCGTGCCGCTGACCGATCCCGACCTGCATGTCTTTCGCTCGGATCTGGATTTCAGCACGAGCGCACCCGACGGCGACGGCTTGTTTCGACACGATGGCAAACGCTACACGGTTATCCACGGCCATGCGTATCAGGTCATGCTCGATACGGATGCATCTACGCCAGTGCAGAAGGTATGGCGCATCGTCAACGCCAAAGACCCCGTGGCAAATGACAGCGAAAATATCTATCACGCCAGCCGTAGCGGCGAATCACGAGCCATCACGCGTGACGCGCAAAACAGCTGGGCATTTGTTGCCACTGGATTGATGGGGGGCATGCGTCGTGGGGACAGGGTTCAAGCAAACCTGGCGATTCTGTTGCAGCGCTATGCACCCTTCGCTGCAGTTCACAAGGAACTTGTCGAGTCAGCTGCCCGGTATAACAGCCTCTACAGTCAGGCACGCGCTTTGCCCACTGCCAGCTCAGCGCAGACGGCAGCCTTGATCGCCATTGAAGTCCATTTGCTCAAGCACATCAAAAAGCAGACGGACTTCGTCCAGTCACTCGTCGACAACAAGGACTGGATGGTTCATTTAAAGGCCGGCGGCGCATTCAAGGAGGAACTGCACACCTTCCGGCTCGATCGAGTGAGTTACCTGAACCGGCTCATGGCGCTGATGGATTTGCGGGTCTCGCCGATGTTCGAGACGCTGAACGCCGAAACCTGCAAAAAGATGATCACTCACCTGAACAAGAAACTGAAGCTTCTGGAGGATCGGGATGCGGTGATGGGGCAGATCAGAAAAGCGTCCCCCGGGGCGGCCCCCAGACTTGAAGAACTCAGCCAGGAAGTGCCCACGGCCGAGCGTGTCAACTTCAACAAGTTGAGTCTGTACGTACACCTGTTTGCGGGCACGCCGGACCACTCGCCAAACGCGACCATGCCTTCGCTCTCCTCCATCGATCTGTTCTCCGGCGACCTGGAAAACATACCGGCAGGCACGCAACCGCTGGCGTTGATGCTGACCCTTGATCACCTGCGAGGAGACAGAGGCCGCTTTGAAGCCTGGTTGTCGGCAGACCATGTCAAAGCCGAGTACGCCAGAGAAATCCTCGCTCTGACGGACCCCATCGAGCGCAGAATCGAAACACGACTGAACGAGCTCCTGGCTACGTTTGATCGCAATGCCGAGCTCCCCAGCCGGGATCAAGACATCGACATCAACTTCCTTCCACAACAACCAGGCGACAGCGCGACAGCCCGCCCGGCAGCGCCGAGAAAAGTGTTCAGCACCCGCCGGCACGGCACTTCGAGAATCCTCGTCGGCGAGACGGAAACCGCCACGGATGGCAGCACCATCATCAAGGTCTCCAACCCGCTCAGACCAAATGGCCCGGCCGAGCGATACGAGAAAAGGCACGGTGAATGGCTGCCTGTTCGTCCGCCCATTGTCAGCACTCCGCGACCGGAACTGATCGCCGAGGCCAATCGTTTATTGGTTGATGTTGAAAAGCACAGTGCCGAAGCGCGGGCCAGAGAAGCCGCTAAAGACAATCCGACGGAAATTCTTGAAGACCTGGAAAAAGCCATCGACCCGCTCAACGAGCAGGCACGCCGCCTGCAAAACCTCGAAAGCGCGGCCGGGGATGCCGAGATCCAGAACTTGGCCGAACGCCTGCAAACGGCCGCAGACACATTGTCCGCACACGGCCAAAGCGTGCTGGTGCGGATGTACAAGAACAAGGACGTGCTGGACATTTTGCGGCTGAATTATCTGATCGATCACGCTGAGCTGAGTGCCGTCAAAACGGTTGATCGCAAACAGCTGGGCAAAGGCCGGGACAAGTCGTTTCTCGACGTCTATTCGATCCGCGATCACGTTGACAATGCGCCGTTATGGGAAGCGCACTTTCACTACGACAAACACGACAGCGAGCCGCTGAATTTCACCATCAGGGGCAGCCATCTGAAAACCCTCGAACAGAGCAGGCGCGGCATCGAGTCCCAGCGCCGCGACGAACAGGCCGGCCTGCCGCATGTCGCGATCTGGCGCCAGACCTTCGATGGCAAGACCGCACGGAAGATTTTTGCTCTGGCCAGCGACGCGACAGCGGCGATCCGCTAA
- a CDS encoding NEL-type E3 ubiquitin ligase domain-containing protein, giving the protein MPIKLPGKGTPSNDTHVRPTPSPDVPPARADTTVRPGFETFSEIGPPPRTFRPTDDADLDAITPVPTVTVHPSPSPAETARPVDPPLEHYRVMAPVGLPAANAEGFRIYKGRPYVDVVDVGTVQVAKDADSGLFRARLSSESKPSGPALLRDPDSGRWHRLDDFEPITFPLSDTRLAPFRTPLAFNHLDPDSDGLHRLDGKLYALIDNHAYQVLHDPDASTPLANVMRIVRSDDPVASDSANVYVATRPGRSEPIVFDAIQGWVGTTVAGAGGMKRGDSTDASAGPGIRDWLSKALNRLRSPQSRAKKLFPDHTDEELGRFIESLGDDVTGGLTHRENAYKSLKIELDAWLRQSVSASPPSVSPSHAQQVAQSLKRCWRHQSGDILWLEAGNGPLPALKADFSHVRHLTLQSVAWSDSASTLLGNFSGLEGLHISGSTLSAVPTAIAQMPNLHSLDLSTNRIALDERAAAELSSLGNLKHLDLSGNPLGKSPDFSGMPNLKTLNLSNAQLDQWPAGLLSQTRLTHLDLRNNRLTAVPEANLNPPADQFEALARINIVTLLESNPFPPGYWTKLEGFWQRVATDQPELGNNAAADAFRLPSDMPETASAQRVYPNKDPKQLRVFLLALDEDGKAQLARRVAALDSLEAQLDSYVNGSKADSSGADTPARIQARRVADITRACWLDSTHTLRLSLNKAPLPPLNADFSHVKSLFINTAAWSGDADIFLSAFPNLERLVINHCGLEALPAPISAMHNLVNLDLVNNRLQLTKDSAAIFSTLSQLEAINLGNNPALGSTPDFSGMSRLRQVLLNNTGIEQWPSGLQDKPDLIIVDLSNNRLKEVPPTFLDPPAEQLLAIARVNAATQLDGNRFAAGYGKKFDDFWRRVSAVAPELLTHTNFDSDNSVARRYQRLFPGKNMKQCREYLWSLDADTVVIKVRSLEREFKVLKRQLDDWVFSGGGNLGGYIRADQLALNAQTRADRVTASNKIISCWRREGPQAHAHDGTPIGLELDLSNLRLPSLPDIDVDFTHVGSLKLVNMHLSTSPEGFLTRFRHIRWLDLGLNQLRELPPAIGEMHGLTRLSLERNHITLTADTARVLASRTTLRALELQGNRQLGIVPDMSQIVDLRSVSLAHTGIDTFPSGLIHQPRLDTIELNSNRITEIPDAVIAPPNDQLANTVRINNITDISNNPLSDATDARLFQYQNRLRAAGTPLTGPRNIISTAIVRPAPLRWIRNDPMKRWTAGFADDQVASRRRQWQTLRDQSRSDGLFNTLERLLDTPTGHHELQGRVWRLIDSITENTPQSERLRNDVFDRAGEAACCDRAAFTFTNLEVISMMHNAVARASDKAQGPELFKLSRALFRLHEVDKVASADIAQREAAITAARTPHEAANLPPPHVPEEIEIRLFYRHGLKDRLQLPGQPEKMGFSHLAGVSKTQLENAYQTVIARDNSVEEFQALVSREFWQKYLTHKYQETFETQRQPFQDRQAALDASFEAKELSFDDYDAQSKAMQAEWMIEEAALIDKLSREELAQYTASGSDENAAGTRS; this is encoded by the coding sequence ATGCCAATCAAATTGCCGGGCAAAGGCACCCCCTCCAACGACACACACGTTCGACCCACACCCTCGCCAGACGTGCCCCCTGCGCGCGCCGATACGACAGTGCGTCCGGGCTTTGAAACCTTCAGCGAGATCGGTCCGCCGCCACGCACCTTCCGGCCGACGGACGACGCTGACCTCGATGCGATTACGCCGGTGCCCACGGTCACTGTTCACCCTTCCCCGTCACCCGCCGAAACGGCGCGCCCTGTCGATCCGCCGCTGGAGCACTACCGGGTCATGGCACCTGTTGGCTTGCCGGCGGCGAATGCCGAGGGTTTCAGGATCTACAAAGGACGCCCCTATGTCGACGTGGTCGATGTCGGGACCGTGCAAGTCGCCAAGGATGCCGACAGCGGTCTGTTCCGGGCGAGGCTGTCCAGCGAATCGAAGCCTTCCGGCCCCGCTCTGCTGCGCGATCCAGACAGTGGGCGGTGGCACAGGCTGGACGACTTCGAACCGATCACCTTTCCCCTGAGCGATACCCGTCTGGCACCGTTTCGCACACCGCTCGCTTTCAACCACTTAGACCCCGACAGCGATGGGCTCCATCGCCTCGACGGCAAACTGTATGCGTTGATCGACAACCATGCCTATCAGGTTCTACACGACCCGGACGCCTCGACCCCACTGGCCAACGTGATGCGCATCGTACGCAGCGACGACCCCGTCGCCAGCGACAGCGCCAACGTGTATGTCGCGACTCGCCCGGGCCGGTCGGAACCGATCGTTTTCGACGCCATACAAGGCTGGGTGGGGACCACCGTGGCCGGGGCCGGAGGAATGAAGCGCGGCGATAGCACAGATGCTTCTGCCGGCCCCGGAATACGGGACTGGCTGTCTAAGGCGCTCAACCGGTTACGCAGTCCGCAATCGCGCGCAAAAAAACTGTTTCCGGACCACACCGATGAAGAACTCGGCCGCTTTATCGAGTCCTTGGGAGATGATGTCACCGGCGGTTTGACCCATCGCGAAAACGCCTACAAATCCCTCAAGATCGAACTGGATGCCTGGCTGCGGCAATCCGTCAGCGCGTCGCCCCCCAGTGTTTCGCCCAGCCACGCGCAGCAGGTCGCCCAAAGTCTCAAGCGCTGCTGGCGTCATCAGAGCGGCGACATTCTCTGGCTCGAAGCCGGGAACGGCCCACTGCCGGCGCTGAAAGCGGATTTCAGCCATGTTCGGCACCTGACATTGCAATCGGTCGCCTGGTCAGACTCCGCCAGTACATTGCTCGGCAACTTCTCCGGTCTGGAAGGTCTGCATATCAGCGGATCAACCCTAAGTGCCGTGCCGACAGCCATTGCACAGATGCCCAACCTGCACAGCCTGGACCTGAGTACGAACCGTATCGCCCTTGATGAACGAGCAGCGGCAGAACTGAGCTCGCTGGGCAATCTCAAGCACCTCGACCTGTCAGGTAACCCATTGGGTAAATCACCTGATTTCTCCGGGATGCCAAACCTCAAGACGCTGAACCTGAGCAACGCACAATTGGATCAGTGGCCAGCAGGTCTGCTCAGCCAGACCCGGCTGACGCATCTGGACTTGCGCAACAACCGTCTGACCGCGGTCCCAGAGGCGAACCTCAATCCGCCAGCCGATCAGTTCGAAGCGCTCGCCCGAATCAACATCGTCACACTGTTGGAGAGCAATCCGTTCCCGCCCGGCTACTGGACAAAACTTGAAGGGTTTTGGCAACGCGTGGCAACCGATCAACCGGAGCTGGGCAACAACGCCGCCGCCGATGCATTCAGACTCCCCAGCGACATGCCCGAGACAGCCAGCGCGCAGCGGGTCTACCCCAATAAAGACCCAAAGCAGTTGCGCGTATTTCTCCTCGCTCTGGATGAAGACGGTAAAGCGCAACTGGCACGACGAGTCGCAGCGCTGGACTCGCTGGAGGCTCAGCTTGACAGCTACGTCAACGGCAGCAAGGCCGACTCGTCAGGCGCAGACACACCGGCCAGAATCCAGGCGCGCCGTGTCGCGGATATCACCAGAGCCTGTTGGCTGGATTCAACGCACACGCTGAGGCTGTCGTTGAACAAAGCGCCACTGCCGCCGCTCAATGCCGACTTCAGTCATGTCAAATCGCTGTTTATCAACACCGCTGCCTGGTCGGGCGACGCCGACATTTTCCTGTCCGCTTTCCCCAATCTGGAACGCTTGGTGATCAATCATTGCGGGCTTGAAGCTCTGCCCGCCCCCATCTCTGCCATGCATAACCTGGTCAACCTGGATCTGGTCAATAATCGTCTGCAATTGACGAAGGACAGCGCGGCGATATTCAGTACCCTGAGCCAGCTCGAGGCGATCAACCTGGGCAACAATCCGGCCCTCGGTTCGACGCCGGATTTCAGCGGTATGTCCAGGCTGAGGCAGGTGCTGCTCAATAACACAGGCATCGAGCAGTGGCCGAGCGGATTGCAGGACAAGCCCGATCTGATCATTGTGGATCTAAGCAACAATCGCTTGAAGGAAGTACCGCCGACCTTCCTTGATCCACCCGCGGAGCAACTGTTGGCGATCGCCCGGGTCAACGCCGCGACCCAACTCGATGGCAACCGCTTTGCAGCCGGTTACGGGAAGAAGTTCGATGACTTTTGGCGGCGCGTCAGTGCAGTTGCTCCCGAACTGCTGACTCACACCAACTTCGATAGCGACAACTCCGTTGCCCGGCGTTACCAACGGCTGTTTCCAGGCAAGAACATGAAGCAGTGCAGGGAATACCTGTGGAGCCTCGACGCGGACACCGTAGTTATCAAGGTGCGCAGTCTCGAACGAGAATTCAAAGTACTGAAACGCCAGCTCGACGATTGGGTTTTTTCCGGAGGGGGCAATCTGGGCGGGTATATTCGCGCCGACCAGCTGGCGCTCAATGCGCAGACCCGGGCTGATCGGGTCACGGCCAGCAACAAGATCATCAGTTGCTGGAGAAGAGAGGGGCCGCAAGCTCACGCCCATGACGGTACTCCCATCGGCCTGGAACTCGATCTCAGCAATCTGCGGCTGCCAAGTCTGCCGGACATAGACGTCGACTTCACTCACGTCGGCTCACTCAAACTCGTCAATATGCACCTGAGCACGTCTCCGGAGGGTTTCCTGACGCGCTTTCGCCACATACGCTGGCTGGATCTGGGACTAAATCAACTGCGCGAACTCCCCCCGGCCATTGGCGAAATGCATGGCCTGACGCGACTGTCTCTGGAAAGAAATCACATCACCCTCACCGCCGACACTGCCCGCGTTCTAGCAAGCCGCACCACCTTGCGAGCATTGGAGCTGCAGGGAAACCGGCAACTGGGCATCGTCCCGGATATGAGCCAGATCGTCGACCTGCGGTCTGTCAGTCTGGCCCACACAGGAATCGACACCTTTCCCTCTGGCCTCATCCATCAGCCGCGGCTGGATACCATCGAACTGAACAGCAACCGCATCACGGAAATTCCCGACGCTGTCATCGCGCCGCCGAATGATCAATTGGCCAACACGGTGCGCATCAACAACATCACCGACATTTCGAACAATCCACTGTCGGACGCGACAGACGCCCGCCTGTTTCAATACCAAAATCGCCTGAGAGCAGCCGGAACACCGCTGACAGGCCCAAGGAACATCATCAGTACAGCCATCGTACGTCCTGCGCCCTTGCGCTGGATCAGGAATGATCCGATGAAGCGCTGGACAGCGGGATTCGCCGACGATCAAGTAGCCAGTCGCAGGCGTCAATGGCAAACCCTGCGCGACCAATCGCGCTCGGACGGTTTGTTCAACACGCTGGAACGCCTGCTGGACACTCCCACCGGTCACCACGAACTTCAGGGACGAGTCTGGAGGCTGATCGACAGCATCACCGAAAACACGCCGCAGTCCGAACGTTTGCGCAACGACGTGTTCGATCGCGCGGGCGAAGCGGCCTGTTGTGATCGGGCGGCGTTTACCTTTACCAACCTCGAAGTCATATCAATGATGCACAACGCTGTAGCCCGAGCCAGCGACAAAGCTCAGGGGCCTGAACTGTTCAAGCTGTCCAGGGCCTTGTTCCGCTTGCACGAGGTCGACAAAGTCGCCTCGGCGGACATCGCGCAACGCGAAGCAGCAATTACCGCGGCGAGAACGCCCCATGAGGCCGCGAACCTGCCACCGCCACATGTGCCGGAAGAAATCGAAATCAGGCTGTTCTATCGCCACGGCCTGAAAGACCGCCTGCAGTTGCCTGGGCAACCGGAAAAAATGGGTTTCTCGCATCTCGCCGGCGTCTCCAAAACGCAATTGGAAAACGCTTATCAAACGGTCATTGCGCGGGATAATTCAGTCGAGGAGTTTCAGGCATTGGTGTCGAGGGAGTTCTGGCAAAAATACCTGACCCATAAATATCAGGAAACCTTCGAAACTCAGCGTCAGCCGTTTCAGGACCGGCAGGCGGCTCTCGACGCGTCATTTGAGGCAAAAGAATTGTCGTTCGACGATTACGACGCCCAATCGAAAGCGATGCAGGCTGAGTGGATGATTGAAGAGGCGGCCCTGATCGACAAACTGAGCCGCGAGGAACTGGCGCAATACACGGCCAGCGGCAGTGATGAAAACGCCGCTGGCACCCGTTCGTAA